Part of the Toxotes jaculatrix isolate fToxJac2 chromosome 1, fToxJac2.pri, whole genome shotgun sequence genome, AACCCCCCCCCCTGACTGAGAGTTCAGGATCCaaagctgcaaaacaaacacaaactcaaactgaaaCCACTTCACTCCTGAAATGGACCAGCAGTCAGGAAATGTGGCTAAACTGGTTTTACTGGGAAGCTTTGGAACCTGTCAGACTCTGTGAGCTCTCCCAGTCTGTGATATGAACCCGTCCCAGTAACTCTCTCCCAGTGCTCCCTGTTGTATTCCTCAGCACCGTGACGGCTGCGTTCACACTGCAGCCAGGATTTAACCTGGATTTATCCCTGTAGTGTGAATGTAGCCTTCCTGTGTTCAGGCTCCCCGTACACCTGTGCTCAGATTTACCTGTGTGTTCTCCAGTGATACCAGCAGATCATGACTGTAGTGtagtatttatgtttgtgtgttgatgtaGGTTGTGGTTTTATCCCTGTTCGCTGATCATCTTAGATTTAACGTAGAtcagacaccaaaacaaaacttttcattactttgatttaaaaaaaaaaaaaatttctcaCTGAATTAAAAGTCAAAGATCTCTTTgaataaaaaacagatttattgaaaatgtagaaacagaaacaggctgaaaaaacaggaaactacaTTCTGCTGTGAGACGTTTGGACAGTTCAGATGTAAATGATCGGCTAAAGCGACTGTTCTTAATTACTCTACCTCAGCTGAtgtgttatcattattattatgattgttgttgttgttgttattatgaaTCATTATGACCTGAGAGAACTTGTCGGTCTCCAGGTTCAGCTGTGGTTGTGTTGCTGTCACTGACACAGCTCTCTGGGATCCACCTTTGAGACTGTTTGGAGTTTGGAGCTCCTCAGAACTCACCTGCTGTTGTTACCAGTTACCTGCCgtaaacagctgtaaacagctgTAAACATCTGATCGTGCACAGCGTGGTGCTCGTTGCTGCTGGTCCTCTCTGATTGTCTGGCCGGTTGCTGTCAGTCCTCTCAGCGTTTGGGTTTTGTCTTTCAGATCCTGGTGTATGAAGGAGAGATGGAGCGAGCTCAGGGTCAGCTGGAGGCGGAGATGCAgaacctggaggaggagaagaaccGAGTGATCGAGGAGGCCTTCATCAGAGCTGAGAGCGAGATGAAGGCTGTCCACGAGAACCTGGCAGGTGGGACTGcgtcctgtctgtcctctgtcaccGTGTGCGGTCGGCCTGATGTTgagctgagtgtgtttgtgctgttgttgtgtttcaggagTGCGTATGAACCTGCTGAGTCTGCAGCCGGCTCTCAGGACTCTCACCTGCGACTACAACTGTCTGAAAAGGCAGGTGCAGGACTTCCCCTTCATGCTGGACAAAGCCATCACCGAGGCGAAGCAGGAGGTGAGTGAAGACGAGCACCTGTGTGAGAGCACCTGAGCAGTGACATCAGAGTGACCTCACTGCAGGTCGACAGTCAAAGGTTCCCACTTTCATTCATGTCTCACTGTTCAGTGACAAAGTGAGAAAGTTCTTCACAGTggaaactaaataaataaataagcaggaagtaaataagtaaataatgtAAAAGTTAGTCTCAAGAAGAAATTTTGAAAAAGGTTCAGAGTTTACCTGAGTTTACCTGAGAGGGTTCACTCACCTTCACTCACCATTAAGAACTGAAACGCTGCCGTTTTCACCTTATTCAGCTTCTTCTCACTCCAGCTCTCATGTTTcctgaccgtgtgtgtgtgtcagatctgTCAGGTGATCAGTGAGGTGAGCAGCACAAACCAGGAGCTGCTGCGTAAATACAAGAGAGAGATGAACCTGAGGAAGAAGTGTCACAACGAGCTGGTTCGACTCAAAGGTCTGAAACAAATTTTCTACATCAGCAAAAACTTCACGTGTTAAAAACATCACCCTGTTTTTGTAtctgtttttttacagtgttctgtTTGTACGTGCTCGGACTCTGGATAGTTTGACgactttaacatttaaaaagtgtttaaaatcattttgaaGCTGCAGAGATCAGACTGGTTGATTAGTGACGTAAGAACCGTGAAGATGGTCTAAAGTGTGAAACTAAAATCCTGTCTCCCGTGTCCCTGCTCTCCGTTTCCCAGGCAACATCCGTGTTTTCTGCCGCGTGCGGCCGGTCAGTCAGGAGGAGCAGGACGCCGCCGACGCCAAAACCATGTTGAGCTTTGACTCGGACGACGACGCCATCCTCTACCTCTCCAACAAGGGCAAGATCATGACCTTTGAACTGGACAAAGTCTTCCCTCCTCAGGCCACGCAGGAGGAGGTCAGTGAGTcctcacacagagaggaggcgTCTGTACGacagcacccacacacacacacagacacacacctgaccACTGTCACACAGGTGCAGTAAACTGACTGAAGGACAGTCAGAGGTGTAGTGAATATACTCAGGTGTACAGCAGCCAATCATGTTACAGCTTCGTATAATCTGTGCTGTTCGGTACTTGAACCACTGAGGATGATCCATGGTCTCAGATTCACTGTCTTTGAGTCTTTTCCAGATCCTCTCCAGAACACATGGAGgatgtctcacctgtctgtcttctctctgattggtccatcagGTGTTTCAGGAGGTGCAGTCTCTGGTCACTTCCTGTATTGATGGCTTTAACATCTGCATATTCGCCTACGGGCAGACGGGCTCTGGGAAAACCTACACCATGGAGGTAGGATGAGTGTTAATATGTCCCACGTGTGTGAACATGGTCTTTGTTTCTGTGACCACCTGATGatcatttgtcttctctgaAACAACAgtcacacgtgtgtgtgtttcagggcgTGATCGACGACCCCGGCATCAACCAGCGAGCGCTTCGCCTGCTGTTCTCTGAGGTGACGGACAAAGCTCCAGACTGGGACTACAAGATCACCGTCAGCATGGTGGAGATCTACAACGAGACTCTACGGTGAGGCAGCAGCCTGAGCTGATCCTGAGTCAGAGCTGAGACCTGACGACGCTGTCTCAACAACCAGACGATGGATACTGATGCAGTGTggttcatgttcccctcaggatgaacccTGGAGACTATCAGAGTCTGGGTTAATGTGAGCTCAGTATGAATTCACTGGTTTTTCACTAGTTCAGCGGCAGATTAATACACATGTGgtgctgtagtgtgtgtgtgtgtgtgttgcaggagaCACTCAGTGATGGTTTGAGACTCGTCCTTTGGACTGGAGTGATGCAGATGTGGTTGGTCAGTGTGTCCCTGCTCTTCTGGAGCGGAGGATGAGTTTGAGACCTCTCAACATTTTCAGGACAGATGTGCTGCAGTGTCAGAGCAGTTATGTAAAGGTGGATCATATTAATCTGTCCAGCTGTTGTGTAAGAGAACAGCTGTGTAAAGCCTGTGAGAGCTCAACATCTGGACGCTGGATGAAAGTTTTTGGCAGAAAGGTCCAGAACTCTGAGAAGTTGAGTGAGATTAAGGGTTTGGATTATCAGTGAGCTCAGAGCACGTCGGTTTCACACAGCTCAGCAGTGAGAGGGGGAGAAACCTGTGGCTGGGGGACAGAGTCAGTCCCTGTTCTGTTTACTATGATTCAGCTGACCCAGCTCTGAACCTCGGCCTCCCTCAGTCAGTCgcatgttttcttcttgtctATGAAACGAGCACAGTTCACAGTTAAGATGGCGGCAGGTTGCCTGTAGGGATACAGCAATCCGACCCCCATACCTGAATCTGGATATCTGCCGACGCCGATACTGTTTCTGTACCAgggctctgtttgctttaatattattaattgttgattttatatgatttaataaatcttctctacaggtaagtatgatatgtacgaatgtatgcatgtatgtcccaaaaggcaacttgaggtaagtataaggtcagaaaaacagaaatcctgttaacagtcaatatttattaaattcaagacagATATCCATAAAGCTTAACCTTCTCttagactacccctctccaaataaaatatttataaagggctgcttgatctgatcagcacaaattaagtatactggctcttgtagcagcaacaaagcatcggctgggctagacggctacatccagaggcctctgACTACCGGCtgcagtgtccatgtttgtttgccagtgttcggataggtttctgtggcagtatggcttgttgtagtgtggactgtactaactaGAGCTGTGTTGATCAAATCGATTCTCCAATTCTGAATCAATTCTCATTGTATTTTCTAAAGATCGATTCGTACGTGCTCGCGTAAGAAttcgcgtcatcgaattcacgcatgcgcgcggtgtgaagctaccaaacaatggcGTCAACAACATGGCGTCGTACTGTCTCACGTAATTCAGTAACGCCCAAATTTGCACTTTAACGTTTCAGTAAGCATAGCTTACTGTACGATGTTcagtttggtagcttcacaccgcgcgcatgcgtgaattcgatgaccCGAATTCGTACGCGAGCACGTACGAATcgatctttagaaaataaaattagaattgATTCAGAAttggagaatcgattttatcaacTCAGCTCTAGCGctgctgtaagtggatagtggatggaggcagcggtgaaagccggtaaatattaaatattgttcCGACCTAAGTGGGCGGgctctcggccggctgaccccggctgacccgtagagtaaccgtcTTTCCGCGAAAtgtggaaagtacactcccactaaaatccaagatggcgcagctcaagtgcccatggtttggtcacaaaaccgactccgcGAAACCAAAGGGTGACGTCActggtgctacgtccatgtctatGGGTACAACGTCTTTGCAAACATCGCACGTTGCTGTCttgctttgttgtgtttctggtgcaaagtatttccacacagcggacatgttgtgctgaacagttggttagccacggtgctgctcaaTGCTAGCCTGCTAGCTggtgcaaactgtggaatggactTCCTGAACGGCGGCGTGTCTCATTACTCCGCGTCTCATTGAGACACGCCTCCGTTccggaaatccattccacattttgcagccagctagcaggggAATattcaaacgttttttttttttttggtttgtctcTGAATCTGTAAAttctgaaatatgaaaatgctGTGAGGTGAGGGTGAGGTTAGCGCTGACACTCCTGACCTGAGGCCTGCTGAAACTGTGAGGGAGGGGTTTATGGAGCTGTCACTTCCTCTCGTCTGGATAATCTGACTGCTGTGATGTGTTGTCTGAGCCCTGAGTCCAGTCCGCAGGCAGTAAatgtctctgtcctccctcaggGACCTGCTGGGGGAGAATCCCACAGACAAACTTGACATTAAGATGAACCCTGATGGCAGCGGACAGCTCTACGTCCCCGGACTGACCGAGTTCACCGTGCAGAGCCCCGAGGACATCAACAGGGTGAGAACTTCCTGCTGTCCTTTCAGTGTAAAATGCCTCCAGGCAGCTGCtggtttctgctgtttgtctgcagagaaaaaatGAGAAGATTAAGAAGTTTAAAGGAGTGTTGGAGAGGTTTGAATCTTTCAGTGAATTAAATATCACAGACCtcaaagaggaaataaaacctTCATCGAATATGGAAACCAGACGACCGGCGCTGAAACACACGaatctaatgtgtgtgtgtgtgtgtgtgtgtgtgtgtgtgtgtgtgtgtgtgtgtgtgtgtgtgtgtgtgtgatctacCTGTCCTCAGGTGTTTGAGCTCGGTCACATGAACAGAGCGACAGCCTGCACCAACCTGAACGAACACAGCTCTCGCTCACACGCTCTGCTCATCATCACTGTGTCTGGATTCAACTCTGCTACTGGAACCCGCAcacaaggtacacacacacacacacacacacacacacacacacacaaccaactCAGGACAATGCAGTAAAGTCCAGTACCTGAGGACTTTGTCTCCATCTTCACTTTCATTCAAGCTAAATTATAAAACTTCCTTCTAAATAATTTGGAGAATATCTGTGTGAACAGTCCGTGCTCAGACCGTCACCGGGTCCACGCTCTGACCCGGATCCTCACAGGCCTCTGTGCTGAGTGTTTCTGGTGCGTTCTGGTTTAGGTAAGCTGAACCTGGTGGACCTGGCGGGCTCGGAGAGGATCGGTAAGTCTGGGGCGGAGGGCAGTCGGCTCAGAGAGGCTCAGTGCATCAACAAATCTCTGTCGGCGCTCGGCGACGTGATCAACGCACTGCGGAGCAAACACTCCCATGTCCCGTTCAGAAACTCCCGGCTCACCTACCTGCTGCAGGACTCTCTGAGTGGAGACAGCAAGACCCTCATGATGGTACAGGTGAGACCAGGAACGGGTTTAAAGGACCGACCACTCCTTGTCCAGGAAGCTGCTAGTTTCAGTCCAAACTAcgatgagacagaaagagaaaagtggaaacagctgcacagacacagacgggGGATTGTTTCCTTGGATCAGATGAAGTGTATCTACACTATGCTGCATTTCACCTGGATTCATTTACCTGCAGGATCTTTGTTATGAAACCGAATGTGACGTGATCATATTCAGTTTAGTTTTCATAGAACTGCTGACAgcacctgtgtgtgagtgctgagcAGGTGAAACAGTCAGACGTTTCCGGAGGAGTTCGGAGCCTGAACGTGCAGCtacactgatgctgtctcatcactctgatttccttagaaatgaactgaaaccagcAGCTTCCTGAGAGGAAGCAGGTCAGAGGAAAATCTGATCATTAGCAGAAATGGAAAGTTGAGTTTTGTAGTAAATCTTGTGAACTTGagttaaaatgtgaagaaacaaagagcagaTCAGTGTAAACAGGACGACGTCAGCAGATGAGTGTGACTCCTTCCTGTGCTCAGGTCTCTCCGTTGCCTGGTAACATGAGCGAGTCGGTGTGTTCGCTGAAGTTCGCTCAGCGTGTTCGCAGCGTCGAGCTCAGctcctcgtcctcgtcctccagGAGACACGAGAACTCGTCCACCTCGTCCTCACCCACCCACGACAGCGTTGAGGTAACAAACAGATGTTTGGGCCAGATGTTTCCTGATTTACatcatgttttttcattttatgcagtttacactgaaaaacgtttattaatttgtcttattaaataaaaaagtctTTATACTATATACAAAATTAATAATACatgaaaatatgattaaaaatattgatgaaaataaaactaaaggtaaaaaaaataaaaagaataaaagaatttTGAAAAATATTCAGACATTAAAGACTAAACTataattttactttgaaaactaAACTTGAAAATTCAACCTTTGACCTCCCCTCAGCTGGACTCTCCCCCGGTGACCCCCGTACCTCTCCCCATCTCTCGGGCCAGCAGTGCCGGCTccaccctctcctccacctccagaaCCCCCAGCAGCTCCCGCAGGAGGTCCCAGTCCCAACTGTCCACAGGTAGATAtgaacaggtacacacacaggtacacacacaggtacacgcAGCTGTGCACAGAGGTTTTACTGCTGTCACACTCAGGTCTGGATGTTCTCGTAGTAATATTCCTCCCTGGCCTGTGATCTGCTCCTGTTTTCCTCCGTATTTACCTTTTATCTTGATAAATTCAGCCTCCTGTTCGTTTCCATGGCGACAGAGCCGTCATATTCACCACAGTGCTGATGTTTGACAATAATCCTGTTTTCATCCACTGATTATTTCCAATCActtcttctttgctgttttatttgtcactGTTAATCTTGGAAagacttttactgtgaaacatctgcaggaagTACTAACAGGTAACATGTAACGCTGCAGCAAAAAAATTAGTATATTAAATTCTTAATTTTGATATCAGACAAACggataaagaaaaaagagaaaatgttcactttatttatttatttactaatAAATAAACCAGAGATTTGTTTGGACATTTTTATTGGAAAAGTTACTTAATCAATAATCAGAACTGTTGCTTATTTTCAATCAactaatcagtgtttttatttgctggtTTTGGTTGTGTCTGAATATTTCAGCTGCTGAAAGACTCGACGTGAATCTGGAACTTTTTTACTTAAAAAGTGACTTAAATCATGAATCAGtcagatcagctgatcagatCAGTTAATCAGCTGATGGGATCAGTTAATCAGCTGATCGTTGCAGCTCTGATTATTTGGGAAATGCAATAAGGTCTGTATCAGTGAAGCAGGATTTTCCCAGCATCACCTGCTGTCagtctgctcttcttcttctgtcttcatTCTGTGGTCTGATTGGTTGGTTTACAGACAGGCAGGTAGACAGATCCAGCCCATTGGTGGGGGACGGTGGGCAGGTAGGTGGGGATGTATGCTGATTGGTGGATAGCTTGGCATGGACGCGCTCAGCATGGCatggtgccccccccccctccacccatcTAACACTCCCCACCTCCCAGAGCTCCACCAGCTTCTGTCTGTGCGCCTGCAGAGCCATGAGCAGGGCCCACAGAGCCCAGAGACCTCCTGTGTGCAGTGAACTGTTTGTGTCACCTGTTCGAACGCTGGAGTTTGGTTCTGGTTCCACACCAGACTCAGCTTCGGTGGAGAAACGAGTTCAAGCCACAAGGAAATGACACGTCCAGCTTCGTCTCTGTGTCCAGAACAGAGACAtccagcttagcttagcttagcttagcacaaacaccTGAAGTGATGGGAAACTGTTAGCTTAGGTTCACCACAGGAGACCAGACCCTCACCAGCAGCTGGTCACTGAATATGTGTCAGTGCTGAGATACtgtacgacacacacacacacacatcctggacacacagagatgaaagcgatggaaacactgtgtgtgtgtgtgtgtctgtctgtgtctgtgtgtgtgtgtgtgtgtgtgtgtgtgtgtgtcggtttAACATCCTGTTCTCAGCAGATTTAAATTAAATCCATTAACGTCGTTTCCTTGTGGCTTcagagtttgtttgttgtaaGTGAGTTGGTGTGTGGATGGATcctgaccccccctcccccctcccccgcTGGTCTGTGGCTGGGCGTCCTGCTGATGAGCAAAGGATTGTGGGATTGCTTACTCCACGTCTACACTCATAAATGTGGAAACACGTTGGTATCTGTTCAAACAGGGAGCAGCATAAAGGTTTAAACTCCTGTGTCCTGTCCAGGGTCCGTCTGTCTTTAGCAGatggacagagtgagacaggtGAACAGTCCGGACGCGACGCTGAGCGGTGTCAGTTAGGTCTGTGGTCGGGCTGAGCGATTAATTACACGTGTGATCATATTGCCACGTGGAAAAAAACGCGATTTTTCAACCTCAGAAACTGCGATTACACTCTGTCACGTGACACGCGAGACACCGACTGCGCATTGACAGTGACCTGCGTCTCCACAGAAGCTGACACAGCGGGAAATGTAGTGCCAGACAGCAGTAGCGCGTCAGCTGTGTGGgacaacacacaacaggggCAACGTAACTCCATATGAGCGGACCTCAAATCACAatgttggtttaaaaaaaaatcaattaattagAAATTAGATTATTTTCcaaaatcgttcagccctagtCTGTGGACATGTAGGAGGGACAGTGGACAGTGGACACAGACAGCTATGAAATGGCCtcattttgtttcagatttgtttCAGATGGAAACGGTGTGAATCACCTGAATGTGTTTAAGAGGCCAGTGTagaaaaaacatgtttccatgtttatGTGGAGCCGCGTGGACGTGGCCTGACACACGTGGTCTGACGCAGGGACGTGTCTCATCGCCGCTGACTAATggtctgtccctctctgcagGACGACTGAAGCTGACGGCCTGAGAGACCCAGAGACGATGCCGTGAGAAATCCGGGTTTGACCGCGGGGTGTCGGCCAACACCCTGAGGACTTTACCTGCTGGGACGCCGCCACCATGCTGCCGCGGCAGAGCAGGATAAAGACGCAAAGATTGATGGGAACAATCTTAAATATACACTGACTCCTTTCTCCTCCGGCAGAGAACATGGACAAATGCTTTGATTTCGTTGTTGCTGTGATGAAGGACGTTAAAGGACTCGAGTGACTCTGATAAAGAACCAGTGAAACCCCCAAAGTTCTGCAGCGCGTTCCGTCTGGACCGAACTCAGGTCCTCACTAACGTTTCTCATCCTCCCAGAGATCAGTGTGTTTCCAATCACAGTATTTCTTTTATAGTTTCTTTGTAAAGTTGCACTTTAAATTTGTAGATTATTTTCTAACCCAGTTCCAGATGTGGTTTATAATATATGCATCATGTGGTTGTATTTATGTTCAACCTGCtttcatcttgtttttgttttattgagatgtttttctttttgtggagGACACGGACCGCGTGAGACATCTGAGATCAATCCTGAGATTAGTCTCATTTCTGCACGTCTTCTGTCCTATGTAGTTTTCTATTGGACACTTACTTCGTGTCCTGTCGCCCTTTATCCAATCAGGGTACTCCACTGATACCGAGCTGTTCAATAGGATGTGAGCAATACGAGGAAACAGTCACGTGTGTACATGATTGTTGTTTTAGTtcctgtggatgtttttttgtttgttgttcatgCAGTGAATGAATCTCCGTCTTCCTTCAGCTCGTTCATCAAACGCTCAGACCTTCTCAGCTCTCCTCGACTGTCTCGTCTCGCTGTGATCCTGCTGTCGTCACGTCACCTCTGTCGAGAACTAATCTAGGAAACCacaggtgacctttgacctcagtcTGAACAGATCGTGGTGCTGAGCTTGATGTGATGCCGGAGGATGTAAACTGTTGTAGCTGTAGTAAACAGGAATGCTTAGAAACGCGATGATCAACATGTCTGCTTGCTTTGTCTCCACTGTACATTCCTACAGTTTGGCTTTTTTGTATTCCCTTTTTAATAAACActccaacaaacaaacaaaaaattcttCAGCCCATGTTGActcactgagggaaaaacacCATAGCTGTGTCAGgtagtgatggtcctctgacacccgaggctccgacacatgcgcggtagctcatgaagcagttgtatcgaaccactgtgccgaggtgtggtttggtcatgTGAGTACTGACattcgaagcaggtgagtgcttcgaacgtcatacgaatcacctgagTGGTTCGGTTTGTCACGTGAATCACatggcgggatcgagtgtgttcagggataggatagctctatatagtggcggtcattattatcattatatattattttttatatgttattatacgtaataataatccacttgaaaccacattatcatctggtgcagtcaaacagaaaagtactatttatctagctctATGACAGTCAGACTCggagtcagacgtgtgtgttttggtttggaaaaatgtgatttatgaCGTATGAACCACTTACTTCTTCGTTCGGTATCAAAACCCTGCCattggtttagttgtcttgcaacaatgtagcgtgggttcgattcctgtcagagctgcgtgttatttACCTCATGagttagacatttggaatgagatcacatttgccatctggggactagACACCctgtattcaacatcttttaagctgttgactatttagacttgttttaggatagcttacgattcataacacaaaatatcaggccaagtatatcgctgtttcctacaacaatcagacgtgtcaaataatatagccaatgtatttaatatatatatttgaaatatgcattttattgtgtcagcttgaaactatgcaaacatgtagtgtagtcgaacaagaatgtgcatggcgaataaaatcccaaacaatccatgaagcaataaatgacacatcttgactGCACtccattttattgaccactagat contains:
- the kifc3 gene encoding kinesin-like protein KIFC3 isoform X2, with protein sequence MFSTRKTWDLGHAPCLQELWKKDISLDASSVDFLMSDGEDDGSFLSLPTAAFSQRPSLTAELTETNAPSQHLLIQTLQDKVCEFQARLRSEEVTRHLLLQQLQQQSFQEKSCGGGVGGGVQAVQEEQLSAPPNGERVLQHSEQPSHHLICPEEEQLVTRLRTQVEELEEKLLDQTQEVERLRSELGATDLEKQLELLVVENERLKQELKSCRSSELQKLDAAAETSSCSSCSHCPRSQDAESLRRDVSRWESQARQRERRLAELERELLDKSSRVETLHRQLDDSTRQLDDSRRQLEESRRRQGEAEQKLTLRLQECEEELARQAAAPPRVKYVTQTVEVESADSQKALAEMQTKNAALQEQLSVQRQLLRELETQLHESQRTCAQLRTQILVYEGEMERAQGQLEAEMQNLEEEKNRVIEEAFIRAESEMKAVHENLAGVRMNLLSLQPALRTLTCDYNCLKRQVQDFPFMLDKAITEAKQEICQVISEVSSTNQELLRKYKREMNLRKKCHNELVRLKGNIRVFCRVRPVSQEEQDAADAKTMLSFDSDDDAILYLSNKGKIMTFELDKVFPPQATQEEVFQEVQSLVTSCIDGFNICIFAYGQTGSGKTYTMEGVIDDPGINQRALRLLFSEVTDKAPDWDYKITVSMVEIYNETLRDLLGENPTDKLDIKMNPDGSGQLYVPGLTEFTVQSPEDINRVFELGHMNRATACTNLNEHSSRSHALLIITVSGFNSATGTRTQGKLNLVDLAGSERIGKSGAEGSRLREAQCINKSLSALGDVINALRSKHSHVPFRNSRLTYLLQDSLSGDSKTLMMVQVSPLPGNMSESVCSLKFAQRVRSVELSSSSSSSRRHENSSTSSSPTHDSVELDSPPVTPVPLPISRASSAGSTLSSTSRTPSSSRRRSQSQLSTDRQVDRSSPLVGDGGQDD
- the kifc3 gene encoding kinesin-like protein KIFC3 isoform X1, producing the protein MFSTRKTWDLGHAPCLQELWKKDISLDASSVDFLMSDGEDDGSFLSLPTAAFSQRPSLTAELTETNAPSQHLLIQTLQDKVCEFQARLRSEEVTRHLLLQQLQQQSFQEKSCGGGVGGGVQAVQEEQLSAPPNGERVLQHSEQPSHHLICPEEEQLVTRLRTQVEELEEKLLDQTQEVERLRSELGATDLEKQLELLVVENERLKQELKSCRSSELQKLDAAAETSSCSSCSHCPRSQDAESLRRDVSRWESQARQRERRLAELERELLDKSSRVETLHRQLDDSTRQLDDSRRQLEESRRRQGEAEQKLTLRLQECEEELARQAAAPPRVKYVTQTVEVESADSQKALAEMQTKNAALQEQLSVQRQLLRELETQLHESQRTCAQLRTQILVYEGEMERAQGQLEAEMQNLEEEKNRVIEEAFIRAESEMKAVHENLAGVRMNLLSLQPALRTLTCDYNCLKRQVQDFPFMLDKAITEAKQEICQVISEVSSTNQELLRKYKREMNLRKKCHNELVRLKGNIRVFCRVRPVSQEEQDAADAKTMLSFDSDDDAILYLSNKGKIMTFELDKVFPPQATQEEVFQEVQSLVTSCIDGFNICIFAYGQTGSGKTYTMEGVIDDPGINQRALRLLFSEVTDKAPDWDYKITVSMVEIYNETLRDLLGENPTDKLDIKMNPDGSGQLYVPGLTEFTVQSPEDINRVFELGHMNRATACTNLNEHSSRSHALLIITVSGFNSATGTRTQGKLNLVDLAGSERIGKSGAEGSRLREAQCINKSLSALGDVINALRSKHSHVPFRNSRLTYLLQDSLSGDSKTLMMVQVSPLPGNMSESVCSLKFAQRVRSVELSSSSSSSRRHENSSTSSSPTHDSVELDSPPVTPVPLPISRASSAGSTLSSTSRTPSSSRRRSQSQLSTDRQVDRSSPLVGDGGQVGGDVC
- the kifc3 gene encoding kinesin-like protein KIFC3 isoform X3, which translates into the protein MFSTRKTWDLGHAPCLQELWKKDISLDASSVDFLMSDGEDDGSFLSLPTAAFSQRPSLTAELTETNAPSQHLLIQTLQDKVCEFQARLRSEEVTRHLLLQQLQQQSFQEKSCGGGVGGGVQAVQEEQLSAPPNGERVLQHSEQPSHHLICPEEEQLVTRLRTQVEELEEKLLDQTQEVERLRSELGATDLEKQLELLVVENERLKQELKSCRSSELQKLDAAAETSSCSSCSHCPRSQDAESLRRDVSRWESQARQRERRLAELERELLDKSSRVETLHRQLDDSTRQLDDSRRQLEESRRRQGEAEQKLTLRLQECEEELARQAAAPPRVKYVTQTVEVESADSQKALAEMQTKNAALQEQLSVQRQLLRELETQLHESQRTCAQLRTQILVYEGEMERAQGQLEAEMQNLEEEKNRVIEEAFIRAESEMKAVHENLAGVRMNLLSLQPALRTLTCDYNCLKRQVQDFPFMLDKAITEAKQEICQVISEVSSTNQELLRKYKREMNLRKKCHNELVRLKGNIRVFCRVRPVSQEEQDAADAKTMLSFDSDDDAILYLSNKGKIMTFELDKVFPPQATQEEVFQEVQSLVTSCIDGFNICIFAYGQTGSGKTYTMEGVIDDPGINQRALRLLFSEVTDKAPDWDYKITVSMVEIYNETLRDLLGENPTDKLDIKMNPDGSGQLYVPGLTEFTVQSPEDINRVFELGHMNRATACTNLNEHSSRSHALLIITVSGFNSATGTRTQGKLNLVDLAGSERIGKSGAEGSRLREAQCINKSLSALGDVINALRSKHSHVPFRNSRLTYLLQDSLSGDSKTLMMVQVSPLPGNMSESVCSLKFAQRVRSVELSSSSSSSRRHENSSTSSSPTHDSVELDSPPVTPVPLPISRASSAGSTLSSTSRTPSSSRRRSQSQLSTGRLKLTA
- the kifc3 gene encoding kinesin-like protein KIFC3 isoform X4: MSDGEDDGSFLSLPTAAFSQRPSLTAELTETNAPSQHLLIQTLQDKVCEFQARLRSEEVTRHLLLQQLQQQSFQEKSCGGGVGGGVQAVQEEQLSAPPNGERVLQHSEQPSHHLICPEEEQLVTRLRTQVEELEEKLLDQTQEVERLRSELGATDLEKQLELLVVENERLKQELKSCRSSELQKLDAAAETSSCSSCSHCPRSQDAESLRRDVSRWESQARQRERRLAELERELLDKSSRVETLHRQLDDSTRQLDDSRRQLEESRRRQGEAEQKLTLRLQECEEELARQAAAPPRVKYVTQTVEVESADSQKALAEMQTKNAALQEQLSVQRQLLRELETQLHESQRTCAQLRTQILVYEGEMERAQGQLEAEMQNLEEEKNRVIEEAFIRAESEMKAVHENLAGVRMNLLSLQPALRTLTCDYNCLKRQVQDFPFMLDKAITEAKQEICQVISEVSSTNQELLRKYKREMNLRKKCHNELVRLKGNIRVFCRVRPVSQEEQDAADAKTMLSFDSDDDAILYLSNKGKIMTFELDKVFPPQATQEEVFQEVQSLVTSCIDGFNICIFAYGQTGSGKTYTMEGVIDDPGINQRALRLLFSEVTDKAPDWDYKITVSMVEIYNETLRDLLGENPTDKLDIKMNPDGSGQLYVPGLTEFTVQSPEDINRVFELGHMNRATACTNLNEHSSRSHALLIITVSGFNSATGTRTQGKLNLVDLAGSERIGKSGAEGSRLREAQCINKSLSALGDVINALRSKHSHVPFRNSRLTYLLQDSLSGDSKTLMMVQVSPLPGNMSESVCSLKFAQRVRSVELSSSSSSSRRHENSSTSSSPTHDSVELDSPPVTPVPLPISRASSAGSTLSSTSRTPSSSRRRSQSQLSTDRQVDRSSPLVGDGGQVGGDVC